One Narcine bancroftii isolate sNarBan1 chromosome 3, sNarBan1.hap1, whole genome shotgun sequence DNA window includes the following coding sequences:
- the fdx2 gene encoding ferredoxin-2, mitochondrial, which produces MAAARGIRRCLRLALWAGRRRPDQPDYPVRYRCLHGQPDAWQCETTSQKAESSADVVNVTFIDRSGQRIPVKGKVGDNVLYLAQQHGIDLEGACEASLACSTCHVFVNQEHFDRLPEPVEREEDMLDMAPLLQLNSRLGCQIILTKELEGMELTLPKITRNFYVDGHVPKPH; this is translated from the exons ATGGCGGCGGCCAGGGGGATTCGGCGGTGCCTCCGCTTGGCTCTGTGGGCCGGCCGCCGGCGCCCGGACCAGCCCGACTACCCGGTCCGTTACCGCTGCCTCCACGGCCAGCCGG ATGCCTGGCAATGTGAGACAACAAGCCAGAAAGCTGAGAGTTCAGCAGATGT AGTGAATGTAACCTTCATTGACCGGTCGGGGCAGAGAATACCTGTGAAGGGGAAGGTTGGAGACAATGTCCTCTACTTGGCTCAGCAACACGGGATTGATCTGGAGG GTGCTTGTGAAGCCTCGTTGGCGTGTTCAACGTGCCACGTCTTTGTGAATCAAGAGCATTTCGATAGACTTCCTGAACCAGTTGAAAG GGAAGAAGATATGTTGGACATGGCACCCCTCCTGCAGCTCAATTCCCGACTGGGATGTCAGATCATTCTCACCAAAGAATTGGAAGGCATGGAGCTAACTCTGCCTAAAATCACCAGGAACTTCTATGTGGACGGACACGTGCCAAAGCCCCACTGA
- the LOC138758485 gene encoding F-box/LRR-repeat protein 12-like, whose translation MLSPTLCVRLKMAAVAGERATLNSLPENVLVEILSYLSTQDLLRISRVCKRWRRLAYDKGLWKDVNLTPYKVNSRILWHLVRHYLGGTLRTLRVKGVLHSVKKHESLTEALLLEIGKRCPNLTELRLIEMNLRGINYECLPPSLLSLELTHCEIPLHWFRAALAANGSRVPPRIRNLEVDNVPNFSDQHLQNLASRTALKVLILSGTYRVTDSGIEKSAECLSEVIHLKLHGCNISDESLRHIARHLTQLRTLDVTNFCSMTDVGLACLGDLRSLQSLCFEYCDQITVEKLLAVCTGLPSLAKLNLNGNPYSEGDLQRIRQRLPNCTVTNDFPALDSVPKF comes from the exons ATGTTGTCGCCCACCCTGTGTGTCCGGCTGAAGATGGCCGCGGTGGCGGGTGAGAGGGCGACACTGAACTCGCTGCCCGAGAACGTGCTGGTGGAGATCCTGTCCTACCTGTCCACTCAAGACCTGCTCCGCATCAGCAG AGTTTGTAAAAGATGGAGAAGATTGGCCTATGACAAAGGACTCTGGAAAGATGTCAATTTAACGCCATACAAG GTAAACTCACGAATACTTTGGCACCTGGTCCGACATTACCTAGGTGGGACTCTGAGGACCCTGAGAGTTAAAGGTGTCCTCCACTCGGTCAAAAAGCACGAGTCGCTAACTGAAGCCTTGCTGCTGGAGATCGGCAAGCGCTGTCCCAACCTGACTGAGCTCCGGCTCATTGAGATGAACTTGAGGGGCATCAACTACGAATGCCTGCCCCCCTCGCTGCTCAGCCTGGAGCTGACGCACTGTGAGATCCCACTGCACTGGTTCAGAGCCGCGCTGGCTGCCAACGGGAGCCGTGTCCCGCCTCGCATCAGGAACCTGGAGGTAGACAACGTCCCCAATTTCTCTGACCAGCACCTGCAGAACCTGGCGTCCCGCACGGCGCTAAAGGTGCTCATCCTGTCTGGCACGTACCGGGTCACCGACTCCGGCATTGAGAAGTCAGCTGAGTGCCTCTCCGAGGTGATCCACCTCAAGCTTCACGGCTGCAACATCTCCGACGAGTCGCTGCGCCACATCGCTCGCCACTTGACGCAGCTTCGCACTCTGGACGTGACGAACTTCTGTTCCATGACTGACGTGGGCCTGGCCTGCCTCGGCGACCTGCGCTCGTTACAGTCCCTCTGCTTCGAGTACTGCGACCAGATCACTGTTGAGAAGCTCTTGGCTGTTTGCACCGGTCTCCCATCGCTGGCGAAGCTCAACTTGAATGGGAACCCCTACTCTGAGGGAGACCTGCAGAGAATCCGGCAGAGATTACCGAACTGTACCGTCACCAACGATTTCCCTGCCTTGGATTCTGTGCCTAAGTTTTAA